The genomic region CTAAAAACAAGCTAAGATGCTCTTAAGGTTAGCCTAACGTTTTTCGACGTTTAGCCCTTGGATAACTCTTCTCTCAGCGATATCATCAAATCGGGTTTGTTCGTCGTTATCGAATCCACGCCTCTCTCGGCCATGATCCTAGCGGTCTTTAAGTCGTCTATAGTCCAAACGTTCACTTTAAGCCCGAGTCTATGAGCGAAGCTTATGGCCTTGGTGGTGGCGAGCCTGTAGTAGGGTGCCACGGCTAAGCATCGCATACGTTTAGCCACGACCAAGTGGTCTCCAGACCTTGCATAGATCAGGCCTCTGAACGTGTCTAGACGGATCTGGGCGATTTCCTCTAAGGCTTCTCTATGGAAGGATATGAACATCACCTGGTTTACCATATTCTTCTCCTCGACCATTTTCAGAGCGGGCTTGGAGGTCTCTACCTCCTTAAGCTCGAGTAGTAAACCCACTTTCCCCTTCACGAAGTCCAATACCTCTGATAGAAGGGGTATCTTCTCACCCGACCCGGCGTCGAACATTCTAAGCTGGTCAGCCGTGTAATCTGCCACCTTACCGCTCCCGTCAGTCGTTCTATCCAATGTCTCGTCGTGTATGATGACCGGCACTCCGTCTTTGGATAATCTGACATCGACCTCAACCATGTCGGCTCCCATCTCGATAGCCCTCTTTAGGGCTCTGAGCGTGTTCTCAGGCTCGTATCCGCTCGCGCCTCTATGGGCTACTACGGCGAAAGGCTGCATGGATAGAAGCTCCGATACATTGGTCAATCCTTCTAACGCCTCCCAGCTGGATCTAGT from Candidatus Bathyarchaeota archaeon harbors:
- a CDS encoding glycerophosphodiester phosphodiesterase, with the protein product MTNVSELLSMQPFAVVAHRGASGYEPENTLRALKRAIEMGADMVEVDVRLSKDGVPVIIHDETLDRTTDGSGKVADYTADQLRMFDAGSGEKIPLLSEVLDFVKGKVGLLLELKEVETSKPALKMVEEKNMVNQVMFISFHREALEEIAQIRLDTFRGLIYARSGDHLVVAKRMRCLAVAPYYRLATTKAISFAHRLGLKVNVWTIDDLKTARIMAERGVDSITTNKPDLMISLREELSKG